From a single Bacillus gobiensis genomic region:
- the folP gene encoding dihydropteroate synthase, producing the protein MAEQTLARPKQLIAKDFRLTYEDKTLIMGILNITPDSFSDGGKYQSLDKALAHAKLMIDQGAHIIDIGGESTRPGSEFVSADEELSRVIPVIERLANEIEAPISIDTYKAEVADEALKAGASIINDVWGAKADEGMAGVAASHGVPIILMHNRHNTDYQNLIEDMVTDLSESISLVKAAGVEDHQIIIDPGIGFAKNFEHNLSVMNQLEAFCSMGFPVLLATSRKRFIGRVLDLPPEERAEGTGATVCLGIQKGCDIVRVHDVLQISRMAKMMDAMINKGGVYHR; encoded by the coding sequence ATGGCAGAGCAAACATTAGCCAGACCAAAACAACTGATCGCAAAAGACTTTCGGTTAACATATGAAGATAAGACCTTAATTATGGGGATTTTAAACATAACTCCGGACTCTTTTTCTGATGGCGGCAAATACCAATCATTGGATAAAGCATTAGCTCATGCCAAGCTTATGATTGATCAGGGAGCCCATATTATTGATATCGGCGGAGAATCGACAAGGCCCGGTTCAGAGTTTGTTTCTGCAGATGAAGAGTTATCACGGGTCATTCCGGTCATTGAGCGGCTGGCAAATGAAATTGAGGCGCCGATCTCAATCGACACGTATAAAGCCGAGGTAGCGGACGAGGCGCTCAAAGCAGGAGCCTCCATTATCAATGATGTATGGGGAGCCAAGGCGGATGAAGGTATGGCAGGTGTTGCAGCAAGTCATGGCGTTCCTATTATCCTTATGCATAATCGCCATAACACGGATTATCAAAATCTTATTGAGGACATGGTGACGGATTTATCAGAAAGCATTTCCCTCGTGAAAGCGGCTGGAGTAGAGGACCATCAGATTATCATCGATCCAGGTATCGGTTTTGCTAAAAACTTTGAGCACAATCTTTCGGTTATGAATCAGCTTGAAGCATTTTGTTCGATGGGATTTCCCGTTTTATTAGCAACATCCAGAAAACGGTTCATCGGGCGGGTGCTGGATCTGCCGCCGGAAGAACGAGCGGAAGGGACAGGAGCAACCGTTTGCCTTGGTATTCAAAAAGGCTGCGATATCGTAAGGGTGCATGACGTACTGCAAATCTCAAGAATGGCGAAAATGATGGATGCGATGATAAACAAAGGAGGCGTTTACCATCGATAA
- a CDS encoding UvrB/UvrC motif-containing protein yields the protein MICQECKKRPATFHFTKVLNGEKKEMHICEQCAKESSESYAMDGNGGFTIHNLLSGLLNFDSAISSTNQVFNQPDSVHCNKCHMTMQQFRKTGRFGCAECYKTFHSYITPILRKVHGGNTVHSGKIPKRIGGNLHLRRELETLKKELIDAIQQEEFEEAATIRDRVRLLEQQLSEKREEE from the coding sequence TTGATTTGTCAAGAATGTAAAAAAAGACCTGCCACTTTTCATTTTACTAAAGTACTTAATGGCGAGAAAAAGGAAATGCATATCTGTGAACAATGTGCAAAGGAAAGCAGCGAGTCATATGCTATGGATGGAAACGGGGGCTTCACCATTCACAATTTGTTGTCGGGGCTTCTAAATTTCGATTCAGCCATTTCAAGCACAAATCAAGTATTTAATCAACCTGACTCAGTTCACTGCAATAAGTGCCACATGACCATGCAGCAATTTAGAAAAACCGGCCGTTTTGGGTGTGCAGAATGCTATAAAACATTCCACTCCTACATTACCCCTATTCTCCGTAAGGTTCATGGCGGCAATACAGTTCACAGCGGTAAAATACCTAAACGAATCGGTGGAAACCTCCATTTACGAAGAGAATTAGAAACGTTGAAAAAAGAGTTAATCGATGCGATCCAACAAGAGGAATTTGAGGAAGCCGCAACGATTAGAGACCGTGTTCGTCTTCTTGAGCAACAATTATCTGAGAAGAGGGAGGAGGAATAG
- the dusB gene encoding tRNA dihydrouridine synthase DusB — translation MFKIGDIQMKNRVVLAPMAGVCNSAFRLTVKEFGAGLVCAEMVSDKAILYNNAKTMGMLYIDEREKPLSLQIFGGEKDTLVEAARFVDQNTTADIIDINMGCPVPKITKCDAGAKWLLDPDKIYEMVSAVVEAVDKPVTVKMRMGWDEDHIFAVKNAQAVERAGGKAVSLHGRTRVQMYEGTANWDIIKEVKNSVSIPVIGNGDVKTPHDAKRMLDETGVDGVMIGRAALGDPWMIYRTVHYLETGKLMEEPKVREKIEVCKLHLDRLIALKGESVAVREMRKHAAWYLKGIRGNAKVRNEINQCESRNSLVNLLDEFTIEAEAKELQKAKVG, via the coding sequence ATGTTTAAAATCGGCGATATTCAAATGAAAAACAGAGTCGTTCTTGCTCCGATGGCAGGCGTATGCAATTCTGCTTTCAGACTGACTGTAAAAGAGTTTGGAGCAGGCCTCGTTTGTGCAGAAATGGTGAGCGACAAAGCGATTCTCTACAATAACGCCAAAACAATGGGGATGCTTTATATCGACGAACGGGAGAAGCCGTTAAGCCTGCAAATATTTGGGGGAGAAAAAGATACCCTTGTCGAAGCGGCAAGATTTGTTGATCAAAATACCACCGCGGATATTATTGATATCAACATGGGGTGTCCTGTTCCAAAAATTACAAAGTGTGATGCTGGAGCGAAGTGGCTTTTAGATCCGGATAAAATTTACGAAATGGTTTCTGCGGTTGTAGAGGCTGTTGATAAGCCTGTTACTGTAAAAATGAGAATGGGCTGGGATGAGGATCATATTTTTGCCGTCAAGAATGCACAGGCTGTTGAACGCGCAGGAGGTAAAGCAGTATCACTACATGGCCGTACTCGTGTTCAAATGTATGAAGGTACTGCAAATTGGGATATCATTAAAGAAGTTAAAAATTCCGTTTCTATCCCAGTTATCGGAAACGGAGATGTGAAAACTCCGCACGATGCAAAACGGATGCTTGATGAAACAGGTGTTGACGGCGTCATGATAGGGCGTGCAGCATTAGGTGATCCATGGATGATTTACCGTACCGTTCACTACCTGGAGACAGGCAAATTGATGGAAGAACCAAAGGTCCGTGAGAAAATCGAAGTTTGCAAGCTTCACCTCGACCGCTTGATTGCACTTAAAGGAGAATCAGTCGCGGTCCGGGAAATGAGAAAGCATGCAGCCTGGTATCTAAAAGGCATCAGAGGAAACGCAAAAGTACGAAATGAAATTAACCAATGTGAATCAAGAAACTCACTTGTAAACTTATTGGATGAATTTACGATTGAAGCCGAGGCAAAGGAGCTTCAAAAAGCAAAAGTAGGTTAA
- a CDS encoding CtsR family transcriptional regulator yields MGNNISDIIEKYLKQVLDTNGKELLEIKRSEIADKFQCVPSQINYVINTRFTSERGYIVESKRGGGGYIRIYKIKASDEIELLDAIISQINSHLSQAASDGIIIRLVENGVITEREAKMMVSVMDRSVIYIDLPVRDELRARMMKAMLTSLKFK; encoded by the coding sequence GTGGGAAATAATATATCTGACATTATTGAAAAGTATCTGAAGCAAGTGTTAGATACGAACGGCAAAGAGCTGTTGGAAATAAAGCGCAGTGAAATTGCAGATAAGTTTCAGTGCGTGCCTTCCCAGATCAACTATGTCATCAATACAAGATTTACGAGTGAAAGAGGGTACATTGTAGAGAGTAAGAGAGGCGGCGGCGGATACATCAGAATTTATAAAATTAAAGCAAGTGATGAAATCGAACTGCTTGATGCCATTATTTCTCAAATCAATTCCCATCTCTCCCAAGCGGCTTCTGACGGCATTATTATTCGATTGGTTGAAAATGGTGTCATAACTGAAAGAGAAGCGAAAATGATGGTGAGTGTAATGGATCGCTCGGTAATCTATATAGATTTACCTGTACGAGATGAATTGAGAGCCAGAATGATGAAAGCAATGCTCACCTCATTAAAATTCAAATAA
- a CDS encoding helix-turn-helix domain-containing protein: MEAENRGRRIRAYRKLKGYTQEEFARTLGISVSVLGEVERGTRNPSEQLIHNAAKALNISVEELLSPWDN; this comes from the coding sequence ATGGAGGCAGAGAACCGAGGTAGACGAATTCGTGCATACCGAAAGCTAAAAGGGTATACTCAAGAAGAGTTTGCCAGGACTTTAGGCATCTCGGTGTCTGTGCTGGGTGAAGTAGAACGCGGTACCCGTAACCCGTCAGAACAACTGATTCATAATGCAGCTAAAGCTTTAAATATATCGGTGGAAGAATTGCTTTCACCTTGGGATAATTAA
- the folK gene encoding 2-amino-4-hydroxy-6-hydroxymethyldihydropteridine diphosphokinase — protein sequence MNNIVYVALGSNMGDREAYLRSAVSFIHQHPHVKVDAVSSIYETDPVGYDDQDLFLNMVISLSTSLDPFELLQFLLKTEAKLDRERTIRWGPRTVDLDILLYNEENIETEQLIIPHPRMHERLFVLIPLKEIKPDLTEGLINKRTDQEGVRIWRQRTEVDEFVHTES from the coding sequence ATGAATAATATCGTATATGTTGCACTCGGCTCTAATATGGGGGATCGCGAAGCATATTTGAGAAGCGCTGTATCCTTTATCCATCAGCATCCTCACGTGAAGGTAGATGCAGTTTCTTCTATATACGAAACCGATCCCGTTGGCTATGACGATCAGGACTTGTTTTTAAATATGGTGATTTCTTTATCGACTTCCTTGGATCCTTTTGAATTGCTTCAGTTTTTGCTGAAGACAGAAGCTAAGCTTGACCGTGAGCGAACGATCAGGTGGGGACCAAGAACAGTAGACCTTGACATTTTGCTCTATAATGAAGAAAATATTGAGACAGAGCAGCTTATTATTCCGCATCCTAGAATGCATGAACGTTTATTTGTACTTATACCCTTGAAAGAAATCAAACCAGATTTGACAGAAGGACTCATAAATAAACGAACAGATCAAGAAGGTGTAAGAATATGGAGGCAGAGAACCGAGGTAGACGAATTCGTGCATACCGAAAGCTAA
- a CDS encoding protein arginine kinase has protein sequence MSLKHFIQNALSNWMSQNGPDNDIVLSSRVRLARNLESTRYPSQFSNEEAKRILDLFEKQFTDQHLQEIGRFLLVKMDDAQPLEKRVLVEKHLISPHLTESPFGGCLLSENEEVSVMLNEEDHIRIQCLFPGFQLANALNAANLVDDWIEEKVDYAFSEQRGYLTSCPTNVGTGLRASVMMHLPALVLTRQINRIIPAINQLGLVVRGIYGEGSEALGNIFQISNQITLGKSEEDIVEDLKSVVAQLIEEERSARNALYQTSKIQLEDRVYRAYGVLSNCRMIESKETARCLSDVRLGIDLGIINGISSSILNELMILTQPGFLQQYAGGALKPDERDIRRAALIRERLKLEASPKRQEDESI, from the coding sequence ATGTCGTTAAAGCATTTTATTCAAAATGCCCTTAGCAATTGGATGAGCCAAAATGGTCCAGACAATGACATTGTGCTTAGCAGCCGGGTGCGCCTTGCCCGTAATCTTGAAAGCACCCGATATCCTTCTCAATTTTCAAATGAGGAAGCAAAACGCATTCTAGACCTATTTGAAAAACAGTTTACTGATCAGCATTTACAAGAGATAGGCAGGTTTCTCTTAGTAAAAATGGACGATGCCCAGCCGTTAGAAAAAAGGGTTCTCGTGGAAAAGCATCTGATCAGCCCGCATTTAACGGAGTCTCCGTTTGGCGGATGCCTCCTTTCTGAAAATGAAGAGGTTAGTGTCATGCTGAATGAAGAGGATCACATTCGAATCCAATGCCTATTCCCCGGCTTCCAGCTTGCAAATGCGTTGAATGCAGCCAACCTTGTCGATGATTGGATAGAAGAAAAGGTCGACTATGCGTTTTCTGAGCAAAGAGGATACTTGACCAGCTGTCCTACAAATGTAGGGACAGGGCTTAGGGCTTCAGTCATGATGCATTTGCCTGCACTTGTTCTAACTAGGCAAATCAATCGAATTATTCCTGCAATTAACCAATTGGGGCTTGTTGTTAGAGGAATTTATGGAGAAGGCAGCGAAGCTTTAGGTAATATCTTTCAAATTTCAAATCAAATTACTTTAGGGAAATCCGAGGAAGACATCGTTGAAGATCTGAAGAGTGTGGTTGCTCAACTTATTGAAGAAGAGAGATCGGCAAGAAATGCTCTTTATCAGACTTCAAAAATTCAATTGGAAGACAGAGTCTATCGGGCATATGGAGTGTTATCAAACTGCAGGATGATCGAGTCAAAAGAAACAGCCAGATGCCTTTCCGACGTGAGATTAGGTATAGACTTAGGTATAATAAATGGAATATCAAGCAGTATTTTAAATGAACTCATGATTTTAACACAGCCTGGTTTCTTGCAGCAGTATGCTGGAGGTGCATTGAAACCAGACGAGAGAGATATTCGGAGGGCGGCGTTAATCAGGGAACGCCTGAAGCTCGAAGCAAGCCCGAAACGACAGGAGGATGAATCAATATGA
- the folB gene encoding dihydroneopterin aldolase — MDKVYVEGMEFYGYHGVFAEENKLGQRFKVDLSASLDLSEAGKTDNIDATINYADLYHICRDVVEGKPVKLVETLAETITAKVLETFPNVSECKVKVIKPDPPIPGHYQSVAIEMTRTRQ, encoded by the coding sequence ATCGATAAGGTGTATGTCGAAGGTATGGAATTCTACGGGTATCATGGCGTTTTCGCGGAAGAAAATAAGCTCGGTCAGCGCTTTAAGGTCGATTTGTCCGCGTCGCTTGATTTAAGTGAAGCCGGAAAAACCGACAATATCGATGCAACAATAAACTATGCAGACCTTTACCATATTTGCAGGGACGTGGTGGAAGGAAAGCCGGTAAAGCTTGTTGAAACCTTGGCAGAAACGATAACAGCAAAGGTGCTCGAAACGTTTCCGAATGTGTCAGAGTGCAAAGTGAAAGTGATAAAGCCTGATCCCCCCATACCGGGCCATTATCAATCGGTGGCCATAGAAATGACAAGAACGAGACAATGA
- the lysS gene encoding lysine--tRNA ligase gives MGQEENSQHELNDQLKVRREKMNELRENGIDPFGFRYERSHQSNELMDSYQELTKEELEEKAIQVTIAGRMMTKRGKGKAGFAHIQDLAGQIQIYVRKDSVGEEAYEIFKTADLGDIIGVSGKVFKTNVGELSVRADSFALLTKALRPLPDKYHGLKDVEQRYRQRYLDLIVNPDSKQTFIARSKIIQSMRRYLDDHGYLEVETPTMHSIPGGASARPFVTHHNALDMPLYMRIAIELHLKRLIVGGLEKVYEIGRVFRNEGVSTRHNPEFTMIELYEAYADYKDIMALTENVIAHVAKEVTGSTTVQYGDYEVDLKPEWKRIHMADAVKEATGVDFRQEMSLDEARELAKEHGIEITNSMSIGHIINEFFEQKVEETLIQPTFVYGHPVEISPLAKKNPEDPRFTDRFELFIVGREHANAFTELNDPIDQRERFEAQLKEREEGNDEAHLMDEDFVEALEYGMPPTGGLGIGIDRLVMLLTNSPSIRDVLLFPQMRHNR, from the coding sequence ATGGGCCAAGAAGAGAATTCCCAGCATGAATTAAATGACCAGCTGAAAGTTAGACGCGAAAAAATGAACGAATTAAGGGAAAACGGGATCGATCCGTTTGGCTTCCGCTATGAGCGTTCTCATCAGTCGAACGAACTGATGGATTCATATCAAGAACTGACAAAAGAAGAGCTGGAAGAAAAAGCAATTCAAGTTACCATTGCGGGACGCATGATGACAAAAAGAGGCAAAGGGAAAGCCGGATTTGCCCATATTCAGGATTTAGCAGGCCAGATTCAAATCTATGTAAGAAAAGACAGTGTCGGCGAAGAAGCTTATGAAATTTTTAAAACAGCTGATTTAGGAGATATCATTGGAGTCTCCGGTAAAGTGTTTAAAACAAACGTAGGAGAACTTTCGGTGAGGGCAGACTCATTTGCATTGCTGACAAAAGCATTGCGTCCGCTTCCCGATAAATACCACGGTTTAAAAGATGTTGAGCAGCGCTATCGCCAACGCTATTTGGATTTAATCGTAAATCCTGACAGCAAACAAACCTTTATTGCAAGAAGCAAAATCATTCAATCGATGAGAAGATACTTAGATGACCACGGATATTTGGAGGTTGAAACGCCTACGATGCACAGCATCCCGGGAGGTGCATCCGCGAGACCTTTCGTTACCCATCATAATGCATTAGATATGCCCTTATACATGCGTATTGCCATCGAGCTTCATCTGAAACGTTTGATCGTCGGCGGCCTTGAGAAAGTGTACGAGATCGGGCGCGTATTCCGTAACGAAGGAGTGTCTACCCGTCACAACCCGGAGTTTACGATGATTGAATTATATGAAGCATATGCTGATTACAAAGATATAATGGCTCTTACCGAGAATGTGATTGCCCATGTAGCAAAAGAGGTTACTGGATCTACTACAGTTCAATATGGAGACTATGAGGTGGATTTAAAGCCTGAGTGGAAAAGAATTCATATGGCTGACGCTGTAAAAGAAGCAACGGGCGTAGACTTTAGACAAGAAATGTCTCTAGATGAAGCAAGAGAATTAGCAAAAGAACATGGGATCGAAATCACGAATTCTATGAGTATCGGACATATTATCAATGAATTTTTCGAGCAAAAAGTAGAAGAAACTCTTATTCAGCCTACTTTTGTTTATGGGCATCCGGTAGAGATCTCGCCTTTAGCGAAGAAAAACCCGGAAGATCCCCGCTTCACTGATCGTTTCGAGCTGTTTATTGTGGGCAGAGAACATGCAAATGCATTTACAGAGTTGAACGACCCAATTGACCAGAGAGAAAGATTCGAAGCTCAGCTGAAGGAAAGAGAAGAAGGAAATGATGAAGCTCACTTAATGGATGAAGATTTCGTTGAAGCATTGGAATACGGAATGCCTCCAACAGGCGGTTTAGGCATTGGAATTGACAGACTCGTCATGCTGTTGACGAATTCGCCATCTATAAGAGATGTATTATTGTTCCCTCAAATGAGGCATAACCGCTAG